From the genome of Geobacter sp. SVR, one region includes:
- a CDS encoding response regulator, which yields MEESHDISLLYVEDQPESREFLAKAFRHRYPELEVHVEENAEKGLEFFRRYRPEIVITDISLPVKNGIQLAAEVRKLQAETEIIALTAYSDSEYLLDAIGIGINHYILKPVELDRLFGVVDTSLARIRISRKVRHQYTIIRKLSQAIEQSPLGIMITDAAGVVEYANRELSAMTGFDRDELVGYPLFAGEVPHLPRSVHGDVRRTLTGGNRWSGEIENVRKGGDLYWESLSVSPVHDERGNITNFIIVREEITARIRDRQQIESLNAELAHKAAELETTNRELESFNYTVAHDLRTPLVTVKGLVDLLLLRQSAVLDPQSRENLAWINEEIVRLNGLIGAILRFSSDARKPIDKQWIDLGSIVREVAAQLKAKEPLRQVDLAIASPAPAYCDPVLMRIVLENLIDNAWKFCATRDVARIEFGHRGEEEPPVFFIRDNGAGFDEKNSDGLFDVFRRTQGEGAGYGIGLATVMKIIQRHGGRIWADGETGKGATFYFTV from the coding sequence ATGGAAGAGTCCCACGACATTTCCCTGCTCTATGTGGAGGACCAGCCGGAATCACGGGAGTTTTTGGCCAAGGCGTTCAGGCATCGTTATCCGGAACTCGAAGTCCATGTGGAAGAGAATGCCGAAAAAGGGCTCGAATTCTTCAGGCGATACCGGCCGGAGATCGTCATCACGGACATAAGCCTGCCGGTGAAGAACGGCATTCAGTTGGCGGCCGAGGTACGGAAGCTACAGGCTGAAACCGAAATAATAGCCCTGACGGCCTACAGCGATTCGGAATATCTCCTGGATGCCATCGGGATCGGCATCAACCACTACATCCTCAAACCGGTGGAATTGGACCGCCTTTTCGGTGTCGTCGACACATCCCTTGCCAGGATCAGGATCAGCAGGAAGGTCCGGCATCAGTACACCATTATCCGCAAGCTCTCCCAGGCGATCGAACAAAGCCCCCTGGGGATCATGATCACCGATGCCGCCGGGGTGGTGGAGTACGCCAACAGGGAACTCAGCGCCATGACCGGCTTTGACCGGGACGAACTCGTGGGGTACCCGCTCTTCGCCGGAGAGGTGCCGCATCTGCCCCGGAGCGTGCATGGCGATGTCCGCCGTACCCTGACAGGAGGCAACAGATGGTCGGGCGAGATCGAGAACGTCAGAAAGGGGGGTGACCTTTACTGGGAATCCCTTTCTGTCTCCCCGGTCCACGACGAAAGGGGGAACATCACCAATTTCATCATCGTACGCGAGGAGATCACGGCTCGTATCAGGGACAGGCAGCAGATAGAGAGTCTCAATGCGGAGCTGGCGCACAAGGCGGCCGAGCTGGAAACGACCAACAGGGAGCTGGAATCCTTCAACTACACCGTTGCCCATGACCTGCGCACCCCCCTGGTTACCGTCAAGGGGCTGGTGGATCTGCTGCTGTTGCGGCAGAGCGCGGTTCTGGACCCCCAGTCCCGGGAAAACCTGGCTTGGATCAATGAGGAGATCGTTCGCCTGAACGGCCTTATCGGCGCAATTCTCAGGTTCAGCAGCGATGCAAGGAAACCCATCGACAAGCAGTGGATCGACCTCGGCAGCATTGTCCGGGAGGTCGCCGCACAGCTGAAGGCCAAGGAACCGCTGCGGCAGGTGGATCTTGCGATCGCCAGCCCAGCCCCGGCGTATTGCGATCCGGTATTGATGAGAATCGTGCTGGAGAACCTGATCGACAACGCCTGGAAATTCTGCGCCACAAGGGACGTGGCGCGCATCGAATTCGGCCACAGGGGGGAAGAGGAACCGCCGGTTTTTTTCATCCGCGACAACGGCGCAGGATTCGATGAAAAAAATAGTGACGGACTGTTCGACGTATTTCGTCGCACCCAAGGGGAGGGGGCCGGCTACGGCATCGGCCTGGCGACCGTCATGAAGATCATACAGCGCCATGGCGGCAGGATCTGGGCCGACGGCGAGACAGGCAAAGGGGCTACCTTCTATTTCACCGTGTAA
- a CDS encoding methyl-accepting chemotaxis protein has translation MKKTALRWKIIVPVVAFVTLGVIATVFVTGYSARRVVIGEIEKSTLIKLRDTVLISITTMMSSGSMKENKNSFVALMKDTADLRIVRSHALDNDHGKGDDREYAQDDYEREVIEKGVARVFMEGTTIRGIYPYIAGSNTLGKNCLGCHNVKEGTVLGAADIRIPLTNSLSRIRNYQYLFGILGIVGTLLLTAAIYILARYVFSPLEALTGKVSEVKNGNLGIGFDHRSADEIGVLSASMNDMVQALKVLIGKIIGSSNKIVAVVDNLRLESNRMSEGLEREASQIMQIATANEEMSATAGEIANNCHLAEESARQADCMAHEGATVVENTIQVMSRIAERVTATAHTVESLGSRSDQIGAIVGTIEDIADQTNLLALNAAIEAARAGEQGRGFAVVADEVRALAERTTRATREIGAMIKTIQAETRDAVLSMEEGVQEVERGTREAARSGEALGKILEQISSVTTQISQIATAAEEQTATIHEINNNVQIVADVARTNKEVEKDVLKEISELTVTARELKESTTGFRLE, from the coding sequence ATGAAGAAAACCGCCTTGCGCTGGAAAATCATTGTACCGGTAGTTGCTTTCGTAACCCTGGGTGTCATTGCCACCGTGTTTGTCACCGGATATTCGGCGCGACGGGTGGTGATCGGCGAAATCGAGAAATCGACCCTGATCAAGCTGCGTGACACGGTCCTGATCTCCATCACCACCATGATGAGCAGCGGCAGCATGAAGGAGAACAAGAACTCCTTCGTAGCGCTGATGAAGGACACTGCGGACCTGCGGATCGTGCGCTCCCATGCCCTGGACAACGATCACGGCAAAGGGGACGACCGGGAATATGCCCAGGATGACTACGAACGCGAGGTGATCGAAAAAGGGGTGGCCCGGGTGTTCATGGAAGGGACCACCATCAGGGGCATCTATCCCTATATCGCCGGCAGCAACACCCTGGGCAAGAACTGCCTGGGATGCCACAACGTCAAGGAAGGAACCGTGCTGGGGGCAGCGGATATCCGCATCCCGCTGACGAATTCCCTTTCCCGGATCAGGAACTATCAGTACCTGTTCGGTATTCTGGGTATCGTCGGAACCCTCCTGCTGACGGCAGCCATCTACATCCTGGCGCGGTATGTCTTCAGCCCCCTGGAAGCCCTGACCGGAAAAGTTTCCGAGGTGAAGAACGGCAACCTGGGGATTGGCTTCGATCACCGCAGCGCGGATGAGATCGGTGTGCTGAGCGCGAGCATGAACGACATGGTCCAGGCCCTGAAGGTCCTGATCGGCAAGATCATCGGCTCCTCGAACAAGATCGTCGCGGTGGTCGACAATCTGCGCCTTGAATCGAACCGGATGTCCGAGGGGCTGGAGCGCGAGGCCAGCCAGATCATGCAGATCGCCACTGCCAACGAAGAGATGTCCGCAACGGCCGGAGAAATCGCCAACAATTGCCATCTGGCCGAAGAGAGCGCCCGGCAGGCGGATTGCATGGCCCATGAAGGCGCCACCGTGGTGGAGAACACCATCCAGGTGATGAGCAGGATCGCGGAACGCGTGACCGCAACGGCGCATACCGTGGAGAGCCTCGGATCCCGGTCCGACCAGATCGGCGCGATTGTCGGCACCATCGAAGACATTGCCGACCAGACCAATCTTCTGGCCCTCAATGCAGCCATCGAGGCGGCCAGGGCCGGCGAACAGGGCCGCGGTTTCGCCGTGGTGGCCGATGAGGTGCGCGCCCTGGCGGAGCGCACGACCAGGGCGACCAGGGAAATCGGGGCTATGATCAAGACGATCCAGGCGGAAACCAGGGATGCGGTCCTGTCAATGGAGGAGGGGGTCCAGGAGGTCGAGCGGGGCACCCGGGAGGCGGCCCGGTCGGGTGAGGCGCTGGGCAAGATCCTGGAGCAGATCAGCAGCGTGACCACCCAGATCAGCCAGATTGCCACTGCTGCCGAAGAGCAGACCGCCACGATCCATGAGATCAACAACAATGTGCAGATCGTTGCCGATGTGGCCAGGACCAACAAAGAGGTGGAAAAGGATGTCCTGAAGGAGATCTCCGAGCTTACGGTAACGGCCCGGGAGCTGAAGGAGTCGACCACCGGGTTCAGGCTGGAGTGA
- the ligD gene encoding DNA ligase D: MSLKDYRKKRDFTRSPEPCGSESGERKTLQFVVQLHAASRLHYDFRLELDGVLKSWAVPKGPSLDPSVKRLALQVEDHPYDYRDFEGIIPAGNYGAGKVIVWDSGSYHAPGVSDPGEGQELLRKGLLKGDLKFVLDGSKLRGEFALVKTGSRSGDNAWLLIKKKDGFAATEDIPLDNRSVMSGLTVDQIGSLASGSGDRSKPSAPLPSSPPSDPMPHDIAPMLAASVKEPFDDPDWIFEIKHDGYRAIAEIERGSVRLYSRNRLPFNRKFPRTAEVLSAIGTTAVLDGELVVLDEQGRSQFQLLQNYASTGSGSIVYFVFDLLYWNGEDLRARPLVSRKTLLHGLLPEQEEIRYSDHVVEQGTAFFELARRNRLEGIIAKRGSSRYTAGRRSTDWLKIRIQQRQEAIICGYTKPRGSRKYFGSLALGAWENKRLVFIGFSGGGFDESSQKEIFQRLQSLVRSSSPFAEKVLSDMPVTWVEPLLVCEVSFTEWTGERFMRHPVFLGLREDKEAHTVVRETGVLEVRDVLGERGSAGERQDHGEEERKIRFTNLKKVFWPEEGITKGDVIEYYRTISPYILPYLKDRPQSLYRTPDGLRGESFYHKDVGELAPEWAATVPVFSESNDKDITYLMCQDRSTLLFMANLGCIEINPWLSRAGSLDSPDYCVIDLDPEEIAFDKVVETALAVRRVTEKAGAQAFPKTSGATGMHIYIPLKRGYSYDISVNFARLIAVIANSMLPDFTSVVRSPGKRRGKVYLDFLQNRAGQTLAAPYSLRPRPGAPVSTPLSWDEVTPGLDPRAFTIRTIHARLEKRGDLFRGVLGPGVDIEECIARLERERP; this comes from the coding sequence ATGAGCTTGAAGGATTACCGAAAAAAGCGCGATTTTACCCGGAGCCCCGAGCCTTGCGGATCGGAAAGCGGCGAGCGCAAAACCCTTCAATTCGTGGTGCAATTGCATGCCGCATCCCGTCTTCATTACGATTTCCGGCTGGAGCTGGACGGGGTCCTGAAGAGCTGGGCCGTGCCGAAGGGCCCCTCTCTCGATCCCTCGGTGAAACGGCTGGCGCTCCAGGTGGAGGACCATCCTTACGATTACCGCGATTTCGAGGGGATCATCCCGGCCGGCAATTACGGTGCCGGAAAGGTGATCGTCTGGGACAGCGGCAGCTATCATGCTCCGGGTGTCAGTGATCCGGGAGAAGGCCAGGAACTGCTGCGAAAGGGGCTGCTCAAGGGTGACCTGAAGTTCGTCCTGGATGGGAGCAAGCTGCGCGGAGAATTCGCCCTGGTGAAAACCGGCTCCCGGTCCGGCGATAATGCCTGGTTGTTGATCAAAAAAAAAGACGGCTTTGCAGCCACCGAAGACATCCCCCTCGACAACCGCTCCGTCATGAGCGGGCTGACCGTCGACCAGATCGGAAGCCTGGCCTCCGGATCCGGGGATAGATCGAAGCCCTCCGCCCCCCTCCCCTCTTCCCCCCCTTCCGATCCGATGCCCCATGACATTGCGCCGATGCTGGCCGCATCCGTCAAGGAACCCTTCGATGACCCGGACTGGATCTTCGAAATCAAGCACGACGGTTATCGTGCAATTGCGGAGATTGAGCGGGGGAGTGTCAGGCTCTACTCCCGCAACCGCCTGCCTTTCAACCGGAAGTTCCCGCGGACAGCTGAAGTGCTGTCCGCAATCGGGACGACAGCCGTACTCGACGGGGAGTTGGTCGTCCTGGATGAGCAGGGGCGATCGCAGTTTCAGCTACTGCAGAATTATGCCAGCACCGGCAGCGGATCGATCGTTTACTTCGTGTTCGACCTTTTGTACTGGAATGGCGAGGATCTGCGCGCCCGGCCGCTGGTCTCGCGCAAGACGCTTCTGCACGGCCTGCTGCCGGAGCAGGAGGAAATCAGGTACAGCGATCATGTGGTCGAGCAGGGCACGGCCTTCTTCGAACTGGCCCGCAGGAACCGGCTGGAGGGGATAATCGCCAAGCGCGGCAGCAGCAGGTATACCGCCGGCAGACGAAGTACCGATTGGCTGAAGATCAGGATTCAACAACGCCAGGAGGCGATCATCTGCGGGTATACGAAACCCCGGGGCAGCAGGAAGTATTTCGGCTCGCTGGCGCTGGGAGCCTGGGAGAACAAACGGCTGGTCTTCATAGGATTCAGCGGCGGTGGTTTCGACGAGAGCAGCCAGAAAGAGATCTTCCAGCGCCTGCAGTCCCTTGTCAGAAGCTCCTCCCCCTTTGCGGAAAAAGTGCTGTCCGACATGCCGGTCACCTGGGTGGAACCGCTCCTGGTTTGCGAGGTGTCGTTCACCGAATGGACCGGGGAGCGGTTCATGCGCCACCCCGTCTTCCTGGGACTGCGGGAGGACAAGGAGGCGCACACGGTGGTGCGGGAGACCGGGGTGCTGGAAGTACGGGATGTGCTCGGGGAAAGAGGTTCCGCAGGAGAGCGGCAGGATCACGGTGAGGAGGAGCGGAAGATACGGTTCACCAATCTGAAAAAGGTATTCTGGCCCGAGGAAGGAATTACCAAGGGGGATGTGATCGAGTACTACCGCACGATCTCCCCTTATATCCTGCCCTACCTGAAGGATCGTCCCCAATCGTTGTACCGCACTCCGGACGGCCTCCGGGGAGAGTCGTTCTATCACAAGGATGTCGGCGAACTGGCCCCGGAGTGGGCCGCTACGGTTCCGGTCTTTTCGGAGTCCAATGACAAGGATATCACCTACCTGATGTGCCAGGACCGGAGCACCCTGCTGTTCATGGCCAATCTCGGCTGCATCGAAATCAATCCCTGGCTCTCGCGCGCAGGCAGTCTGGACTCACCCGATTATTGCGTGATCGATCTCGATCCGGAAGAGATCGCCTTCGACAAAGTGGTCGAAACTGCACTGGCGGTGCGCCGGGTTACCGAAAAGGCCGGGGCCCAGGCCTTTCCCAAGACGTCGGGGGCTACCGGCATGCACATCTACATTCCGCTGAAGAGGGGATACAGCTACGATATTTCGGTAAATTTCGCCCGGCTGATAGCGGTTATCGCCAACAGCATGCTTCCCGATTTTACCAGCGTGGTGCGCTCTCCCGGGAAGCGCCGCGGCAAGGTCTATCTCGATTTCCTGCAGAACCGGGCAGGCCAGACCCTGGCCGCGCCGTACAGCCTGCGTCCCCGACCCGGCGCACCGGTTTCAACCCCCTTGAGCTGGGACGAGGTCACCCCCGGGCTCGATCCGCGCGCCTTCACCATTCGGACCATCCATGCCCGGCTGGAAAAACGGGGTGATCTGTTCAGGGGTGTGCTGGGGCCGGGGGTCGATATCGAGGAATGCATCGCAAGACTGGAAAGGGAGAGGCCGTAA
- a CDS encoding Ku protein, protein MKAMWSGSISFGLVNIPVKLFSGSESNKLDLDMLRKNDLCAIKYLRVCKDDNKEVPYGEIVKGYEYTDGEYVVLTDQDFESAQAEKSHLIEILNFIDENEIDSRYFEKPYYLEPDKSGSKAYVLLREALKRSGKVGLANYVLRNRGNIGIVKPFDKILVLNAIRYQEEVRSFEELKVPGTEKISDQEIDLALKLIDQLSVAFDPSRYRDTYTDALKHLIEEKTRGIAVQPAAPKPQPAKVVDIMALLKQSLKEHRKAA, encoded by the coding sequence ATGAAGGCAATGTGGTCAGGTTCGATCAGCTTCGGTCTCGTCAATATCCCGGTGAAGCTGTTCAGCGGCTCGGAAAGCAACAAGCTCGACCTCGACATGCTCCGCAAGAACGACCTGTGCGCGATCAAATATCTCAGGGTGTGCAAGGATGACAACAAGGAGGTGCCCTACGGGGAGATCGTCAAGGGGTACGAGTATACCGATGGCGAGTATGTGGTGCTGACCGATCAGGACTTCGAAAGTGCCCAGGCCGAGAAAAGTCATCTGATCGAGATCCTCAACTTCATCGACGAGAACGAGATCGACTCCCGGTACTTTGAAAAGCCCTATTATCTCGAACCGGACAAGTCCGGATCAAAGGCCTATGTACTGCTGCGCGAGGCCTTGAAGCGATCGGGCAAGGTCGGCCTCGCCAATTACGTGCTCAGAAACCGGGGCAACATCGGCATTGTCAAACCCTTTGACAAGATCCTGGTCCTGAATGCCATCAGGTATCAGGAGGAGGTGCGGAGCTTCGAGGAGTTGAAGGTACCCGGCACCGAAAAAATCAGTGATCAGGAGATCGATCTGGCCCTCAAGCTGATCGACCAGTTGTCGGTTGCATTCGACCCTTCCCGATACCGGGACACCTATACCGATGCACTCAAGCACCTGATCGAGGAAAAGACCCGCGGCATCGCTGTCCAGCCCGCAGCACCGAAACCGCAGCCCGCCAAAGTAGTGGACATCATGGCCCTGCTCAAGCAGAGCCTGAAGGAGCATCGCAAGGCGGCCTGA
- a CDS encoding four-helix bundle copper-binding protein, with product MHIMEMIRSHPVMPQFELDDMRIFLRIAAECGQTCVSCADACLAEKTRDQLVRCISINLDCADISLVTQRIVMRQGAPDIKLIQSQVQTFAMACRSCREECARHAAMHEHCRICAEVCARCEEACARLLRFFPATVAQDSR from the coding sequence ATGCACATCATGGAAATGATCAGGTCACACCCGGTAATGCCGCAATTCGAGTTGGACGACATGCGCATCTTTCTGAGAATCGCAGCGGAATGCGGCCAGACCTGCGTATCCTGCGCCGATGCCTGTCTGGCGGAAAAGACGCGGGATCAGCTTGTGCGTTGCATCAGCATCAACCTGGACTGCGCCGATATCAGCCTGGTGACACAGCGCATCGTCATGCGCCAGGGAGCTCCTGACATCAAGCTGATCCAGAGTCAGGTCCAGACCTTTGCAATGGCCTGCCGGAGCTGCAGGGAAGAGTGCGCCAGGCATGCGGCCATGCACGAACACTGCCGGATCTGTGCCGAGGTATGCGCCAGGTGCGAGGAGGCCTGCGCGCGTCTGCTCAGGTTTTTTCCCGCCACCGTGGCCCAGGACAGTCGCTGA
- a CDS encoding rhodanese-like domain-containing protein → MKSEKKITIDEVRELMKGDAPLFFLNVRQHRERDWSVIKVRGALRVPDDEVERHIDEIPHDRVLVVYSSSPGDEPSEWAVELLRQRGWNNAYVLIGGFGAYLEAGLPVEEFGVGSETRKIMFLS, encoded by the coding sequence ATGAAATCAGAGAAAAAGATCACTATCGATGAGGTCAGGGAGCTGATGAAAGGGGATGCCCCCCTGTTCTTCCTGAACGTCCGGCAGCACCGCGAGCGTGACTGGAGCGTCATCAAGGTGCGGGGTGCACTGCGGGTGCCGGACGACGAAGTGGAGCGGCATATCGACGAAATTCCCCATGACCGCGTACTTGTCGTCTATTCCTCGAGCCCCGGCGATGAGCCGAGTGAATGGGCAGTGGAACTCCTGCGACAGCGGGGATGGAACAACGCCTATGTGCTGATAGGCGGTTTCGGTGCCTATCTGGAGGCGGGGCTTCCGGTGGAGGAGTTTGGGGTAGGGAGTGAGACGAGGAAGATCATGTTTTTGAGCTGA
- a CDS encoding DUF1328 domain-containing protein has translation MLRWAAVFFVIALVAAFFGFIGIAGAAIDIAKVLFYIFLVLFLISLIYGMVRR, from the coding sequence ATGCTTCGGTGGGCTGCGGTTTTCTTCGTTATCGCTCTTGTCGCGGCATTCTTCGGCTTTATCGGTATTGCCGGTGCAGCGATTGATATAGCGAAGGTTCTCTTTTATATCTTCCTGGTGCTTTTCCTGATCTCGCTGATCTACGGCATGGTCAGGCGGTGA
- a CDS encoding DUF2383 domain-containing protein — protein sequence MTREELLDKLNELIHLDIDAIHAYDQAIKNVREQLIKDKLILFKSDHGRHVAELSAKVRELGGVPPELTSDFKGYFITGFTALRSLTGTKGALGAMETNEKLTTSKYEEAEKWDCPADIAMLLQANLVDERRHLAFVREKLKLFRV from the coding sequence ATGACGAGGGAAGAATTGCTCGACAAGTTGAACGAACTGATTCACCTGGATATCGACGCCATTCACGCTTACGACCAGGCCATAAAGAACGTGAGAGAACAGTTGATAAAGGACAAACTGATCCTGTTCAAGAGCGATCATGGCAGGCATGTGGCAGAACTTTCCGCAAAGGTACGTGAGTTGGGAGGGGTGCCGCCGGAGTTGACTTCGGATTTCAAGGGGTATTTCATAACCGGGTTTACCGCCCTGCGCAGCCTGACCGGAACAAAGGGGGCGCTGGGCGCGATGGAAACCAATGAAAAGCTGACGACATCAAAGTATGAAGAGGCGGAAAAGTGGGATTGTCCGGCGGATATTGCCATGCTGCTTCAGGCGAATCTGGTGGACGAACGGCGCCATCTTGCCTTTGTACGCGAAAAGCTGAAACTGTTCAGGGTTTGA
- a CDS encoding DUF922 domain-containing protein, with protein MFARCTALVALLMLFCAAPLPARAADTPAAMTVAKYVDDQDLYRSTHPAVEKKLRVKENYKYYDIQGESAADLRRQMRQNGTKWNDGKVYAALTTWDISYDYDIASENGRYSLASVTTDIDIVFHLPRRLDSVAVSKELSGQWSDYMEHLNVHEMGHRDLAVKSAAHINELLASLGSFGSKGELRSEAERVVKAELKKMKELQVSYDADTHHGEKQGAILPD; from the coding sequence ATGTTTGCACGTTGTACTGCCCTTGTCGCACTGTTAATGCTTTTCTGTGCTGCGCCGCTGCCGGCCCGCGCGGCAGATACCCCGGCTGCCATGACGGTCGCCAAATATGTCGACGACCAGGACCTGTACCGTTCCACCCATCCTGCGGTGGAGAAGAAACTGAGGGTCAAGGAAAACTACAAATACTACGACATCCAGGGTGAAAGTGCGGCGGATCTGCGGCGACAGATGCGTCAGAACGGAACGAAATGGAATGACGGAAAGGTCTATGCAGCCCTGACTACCTGGGACATCAGCTATGATTACGATATTGCCAGCGAGAATGGCAGATATTCTCTCGCGTCGGTGACAACCGATATCGATATCGTGTTCCATCTCCCCCGCCGGCTCGATTCGGTTGCCGTTTCCAAGGAACTGTCAGGACAGTGGAGCGACTACATGGAACATCTCAATGTACACGAGATGGGACACCGGGATCTGGCGGTCAAATCGGCTGCCCACATCAACGAGTTGCTTGCATCGCTGGGAAGCTTCGGCAGCAAAGGCGAATTGCGTTCGGAAGCCGAGCGTGTCGTCAAAGCCGAATTGAAAAAGATGAAGGAGCTTCAGGTCTCCTATGACGCGGATACTCACCACGGCGAAAAGCAGGGGGCCATACTGCCTGACTGA